Proteins from a single region of Argopecten irradians isolate NY chromosome 7, Ai_NY, whole genome shotgun sequence:
- the LOC138328017 gene encoding uncharacterized protein — protein sequence MKSAIFLILCPLVILGQAVTRNHVYIYNDYGADELHVLRLQSHLRQLLESSYVVRLINAPDVISGDWKNNAALFMMPGGFDLGFIHSLGNLGAEQIREYVRQGGSYLGTGAGSYYACDRIEFGMHTEDEVHGERPLKFYPDLCSGPLFGSYSYYDYSTARAADITFHYIPTSADGTNLVSFKAYYNGGNTFNVTQANSVSNCVTLGTFDHLSNAPAIVKCNVNNGRAVLSSVHLEFGSEHLNPNDPYLAVIQQALNSDVNQRHRLPVYKSLLKHLRLTSVADQPVVNVNV from the exons ATGAAGTCAGCAATATTTCTG ATTCTGTGTCCGTTGGTCATTTTGGGTCAGGCAGTGACCAGGAACCACGTGTACATCTATAACGACTATGGTGCAGATGAACTGCATGTGTTACGACTGCAGAGCCACTTAAGACAGCTCCTGGAATCCTCGTATGTTGTCCGCCTAATAAATGCCCCAGACGTCATTTCAG GCGACTGGAAGAACAATGCTGCCCTCTTTATGATGCCGGGAGGGTTTGATCTAGGATTCATACATTCTCTTGGTAACCTTGGCGCCGAACAAATCAGAGAGTACGTTAGACAGGGTGGGTCCTACCTCGGGACAGGAGCAGGGTCCTACTACGCCTGTGATCGTATCGAGTTCGGCATGCACACTGAAGACGAGGTCCACGGAGAACGTCCACTCAAGTTCTATCCAG ACCTATGCTCCGGACCTCTGTTTGGTTCGTACAGTTACTATGACTACAGCACTGCACGCGCTGCAGACATCACCTTCCACTACATTCCAACATCTGCAGACGGGACCAACTTGGTCAGCTTCAAGGCTTATTACAACGGCGGGAACACCTTCAACGTGACACAAGCAAACAGCGTCAGCAACTGTGTCACTCTTGGGACCTTCGACCACCTAAGTAATGCCCCTGCCATCGTCAAATGCAATGTAAACAATGGAAGAGCTGTCCTCTCAAGCGTCCATCTTGAATTTGGAAGCGAGCATCTCAATCCGAATGATCCTTACCTCGCGGTAATCCAGCAAGCCTTGAACAGCGATGTGAACCAGCGCCATAGGCTTCCTGTGTACAAGTCTCTCCTTAAACATCTTCGTCTCACGTCAGTTGCCGACCAGCCGGTCGTCAATGTAAATGTGTAA